CGAAGTTTTTCTACTTCGCTTTTTTTGTGGAGAAGATGGGATTCGAACCCACGACCTCTTGACTGCCAGTCAAGCACTCTAACCAACTGAGCTACATCCCCAAATGTGGAAAGCAAATATACTCTTTTTCCATTTCAAATAAGAGAAAAAATAAAATCCCCAATACTTACATTCAATTTACTAAATTTGTAGTTCAAAATCAGTTTATGAGCAACATCCGAATTACCAAACAGTTTTCTTTCGAAACCGGTCATGCACTCTATGGTTACGATGGAAAATGTAAAAACGTTCACGGTCATAGTTACAAATTATCAGTAACTGTAATCGGAAAACCAATTTCAGATACTTCTAATGTAAAATACGGTATGGTTATCGATTTCTCTGACCTGAAAACCATTGTTCGCGAAGAAATTGTAGATGTTTTTGATCACGCTACCGTTTTCAACAAAAACACACCTCATGTTGAATTGGCCAACGAACTGAAAGAACGCGGTCATCATGTAATCTTGGTAGATTACCAGCCAACAAGCGAAAACATGGTGATTGATTTTGCTCAAAAAATAAAAAGTCGTTTACCCAAAGACATTCAACTCCATTCCTTAAAATTACAAGAAACCGAAAGCTCTTTTGCCGAATGGTATGCTTCCGATAATCAATAATTTTATTCCTTGATGAACATTTCTCCCAATAAAAAAATATACTTTGCTTCCGACCAACACTTTGGTGCGCCAACGCCCGAAGCGAGTTTTCCGCGCGAGCAAAAGTTTGTCGCTTGGTTGGATGAAGTAAAAAAAGATGCAGAATGCATTTTCCTCTTGGGCGATTTATTCGATTTTTGGTTCGAATACAAAACCGTAGTGCCTAAAGGTTTCGTTCGTGTATTAGGTAAGCTAGCCGAAATTCGCGACAGCGGTATCCCAATTTATTTCTTCGTGGGCAATCACGATTTGTGGATGCACGATTATTTTGAAAAAGAACTCAACATTCCGGTTTATCACGACAATCAGGAATATACCTTTAACGGAAAAACATTTCTTATTGGTCACGGTGACGGAAAAGGTCCGGGTGACAAAGGCTACAAACGAATGAAAAAAGTCTTCACCAATCCGTTTTCAAAATGGTTGTTCCGTTGGTTGCATCCCGATATCGGCGTGAGACTGGCACAATACCTTTCCGTTAAAAACAAATTGATTTCTGGCGAAGCCGATGTAAAATTCTTAGGCGAAGACAAAGAATGGTTAGTGCAATACTCAAAACGCAAGCTCGAAACCAAGCATTACAATTATTTGGTTTTCGGTCACCGTCATCTACCAATGATTCTTGAAGTAGGCGAAAATTCAGAATACGTCAACCTTGGTGATTGGATTGGTTATTTTACCTATGGCGTTTTTGATGGAGAAAAGTTGGAGTTGAAAGAGTATTAATCCCCATTCTGCAAAGCTTCCACGTCTTTCTCCAAATCCAGGTTTCTAAACGATGGCGAAACAATTCCCGTAAAAGCAACCGTTATCAAAGTCATAGTTCCTCCAAAAACTACTGCAGTAACCGTTCCCATCAGTTTAGCGGTCAATCCACTTTCAAAAGCACCCAATTCGTTCGACGAACCCACAAAGATAGAATTCACCGAAGCTACTCTTCCACGCATATTATCAGGCGTATGCAATTGCAAAATCGTATTTCTGATAACCACCGAAACACCATCAAACACACCACTGAAAAACATCGCCAAAACCGAAACCCAGAAAATAGTCGATAACCCAAAAACAATAATACAAACACCAAACATAAATATCGCGGTCAGCAGTTTCATTCCTGCTTTTCGATTCAACGAAATATAAGCCGACAGTATCATCGTAATAATCGAACCAACAGCCGGCGCAGCTCTAAGAATTCCAAATCCTTCCGAACCAACTTTTAAAATATCCTGAGCAAATATCGGCAGTAAAGCCATTGCACCACCAAAAAGCACCGCAATCATATCCAGCGAAATCGCGCCAAGTATCGTTTTATTTTTAAACACAAACTTCACGCCTTCTGCCAAACTCTGAAATATTGGTTCACCAATTTTTGGGTTCATAATTGGTTTGCGCTCTATCTTGGTTAAAACCAACAAAGCAAACAGCGAAAACCCTAATACTAAGCACATCGACCAATGGACACCAATTAAGCTGATAGCAAATCCCGCAATCGCAGGACCAAACATTGCCGCCATTTGCCATATCGAGC
The window above is part of the Flavobacterium sp. PMTSA4 genome. Proteins encoded here:
- a CDS encoding 6-pyruvoyl trahydropterin synthase family protein, coding for MSNIRITKQFSFETGHALYGYDGKCKNVHGHSYKLSVTVIGKPISDTSNVKYGMVIDFSDLKTIVREEIVDVFDHATVFNKNTPHVELANELKERGHHVILVDYQPTSENMVIDFAQKIKSRLPKDIQLHSLKLQETESSFAEWYASDNQ
- a CDS encoding UDP-2,3-diacylglucosamine diphosphatase, which encodes MNISPNKKIYFASDQHFGAPTPEASFPREQKFVAWLDEVKKDAECIFLLGDLFDFWFEYKTVVPKGFVRVLGKLAEIRDSGIPIYFFVGNHDLWMHDYFEKELNIPVYHDNQEYTFNGKTFLIGHGDGKGPGDKGYKRMKKVFTNPFSKWLFRWLHPDIGVRLAQYLSVKNKLISGEADVKFLGEDKEWLVQYSKRKLETKHYNYLVFGHRHLPMILEVGENSEYVNLGDWIGYFTYGVFDGEKLELKEY
- a CDS encoding MFS transporter, with the protein product MKKNDPYEALRYREFNLFLLMRFAMVFAWSMQFVIIEWEVYSLTKDPLSLGIIGLMEIIPAVGMALFAGHVVDQKEKKSLLVKCILAFSVVSLGLFLITVPSITKDLSLQTILYVVYGLVFLGGLVRAFISPTIFSLLSLVVPKKAYPNASTWSSSIWQMAAMFGPAIAGFAISLIGVHWSMCLVLGFSLFALLVLTKIERKPIMNPKIGEPIFQSLAEGVKFVFKNKTILGAISLDMIAVLFGGAMALLPIFAQDILKVGSEGFGILRAAPAVGSIITMILSAYISLNRKAGMKLLTAIFMFGVCIIVFGLSTIFWVSVLAMFFSGVFDGVSVVIRNTILQLHTPDNMRGRVASVNSIFVGSSNELGAFESGLTAKLMGTVTAVVFGGTMTLITVAFTGIVSPSFRNLDLEKDVEALQNGD